From Thalassoglobus sp. JC818, the proteins below share one genomic window:
- the eno gene encoding phosphopyruvate hydratase, protein MSIPVLAVHGRQILDSRGNPTVEVEVTLDDGAVGRAAVPSGASTGAHEACELRDGDKDVYLGKGVIKAVENVNEELDDLLTGLDAFDQAAIDQAMIAADGTPNKARLGANAILACSMATAHAAANSCGLPLFRYLGGAGACRLPAPMMNIINGGAHANNGIDLQEFMVMPLGFDSFSDALRCGTEVFHSLKKVLHDKGMSTAVGDEGGFAPDLPNSDEAIEVVLTAIEKAGYKPGEQVKIALDCAASECYDEKKKLYTVEGRELDSAGMVELLSSWVDKYPICSIEDGLFEDDWEGWKILTDSIGDKCQLVGDDLFVTNSERLARGIKEGIGNSILVKVNQIGTLTETMQAVDLAYKNGYTAVMSHRSGETEDTTIADLAVALGTGQIKTGSASRTDRICKYNQLLRIEELLDSNAIYGGTIS, encoded by the coding sequence ATGAGTATTCCCGTTCTTGCAGTCCATGGACGACAAATCCTCGATAGTCGTGGAAACCCGACAGTTGAAGTTGAGGTCACGCTGGACGACGGAGCCGTCGGTCGAGCTGCTGTTCCCAGTGGAGCGAGCACAGGAGCACACGAAGCGTGTGAACTTCGCGATGGTGACAAAGATGTCTACCTCGGAAAAGGGGTCATCAAAGCTGTTGAGAACGTCAACGAAGAGCTGGACGACCTGCTGACCGGTCTCGACGCATTCGATCAGGCAGCGATTGATCAAGCCATGATCGCCGCCGACGGAACACCAAACAAAGCTCGACTCGGGGCCAACGCGATTCTCGCTTGTTCCATGGCGACAGCTCACGCGGCTGCCAATTCCTGCGGACTTCCACTGTTCCGCTACCTTGGTGGTGCTGGTGCTTGCCGCCTGCCTGCTCCCATGATGAACATCATCAATGGTGGAGCCCACGCGAACAACGGAATCGATCTTCAAGAATTCATGGTGATGCCACTCGGGTTCGATTCCTTCAGCGACGCACTTCGCTGCGGAACCGAAGTTTTTCACAGCTTGAAGAAAGTGTTGCACGACAAAGGAATGAGCACCGCTGTCGGAGATGAAGGTGGATTCGCTCCTGATCTTCCGAACAGCGACGAGGCCATCGAAGTCGTTTTGACAGCAATTGAGAAAGCAGGGTACAAGCCCGGGGAACAGGTCAAAATCGCATTGGACTGTGCTGCGTCCGAGTGCTACGACGAGAAGAAGAAACTCTACACCGTCGAAGGTCGTGAACTCGACTCCGCCGGCATGGTCGAACTTCTTTCCAGTTGGGTCGACAAGTATCCAATCTGCTCGATCGAAGACGGCCTCTTCGAAGACGATTGGGAAGGCTGGAAGATTCTGACAGACAGCATTGGCGACAAATGCCAGCTGGTTGGTGATGACCTCTTCGTGACCAACTCAGAACGACTCGCTCGCGGAATCAAAGAAGGGATTGGCAACAGCATCCTGGTGAAAGTCAACCAGATCGGAACGTTGACCGAAACCATGCAGGCTGTCGACCTCGCCTACAAGAACGGTTACACCGCTGTCATGAGTCACCGCTCCGGTGAAACTGAAGACACAACCATCGCCGACCTTGCAGTCGCTCTCGGAACAGGGCAGATCAAAACCGGATCAGCTAGCCGAACCGACCGAATCTGCAAGTATAACCAGTTGCTGCGAATCGAAGAACTCCTCGATAGCAACGCGATCTACGGCGGAACCATTTCCTAA
- a CDS encoding alanine racemase produces the protein MIGRHLSELDTPALCIDLDVLDENVRAMSTEIHDAGKAWRPHAKCHKVPEIALQELAAGAIGVTAAKSSEAETFVENQIPDVLIANLIVGEQKLERIVRICRDGDPIVTCDHFVQAEALSDVCRQSGVICRVIVELDIGMNRVGVRPGPDADQLVRGIDRLPGVRLVGIMGYEGHLLTEPDPKRKRNRIGIAMSLLERQRDRMIRDGMCCDIVSAGGTGSYQVTAHLPAVTEIQAGGGIFGDPFYSEMCGVTGLKPALGVVATVVSRPSLMQAVLDIGRKSMHSEIYPPRISKLANGKELTDASINSFSAEHTVVELGPESRNLIIGDKVVVVPGYSDLTTLLYDRFYGLRDNSVERILPIVGRGKIQ, from the coding sequence ATGATTGGTCGCCATCTGAGTGAACTTGATACGCCCGCTCTTTGCATCGATCTCGACGTGCTCGACGAAAACGTTCGTGCCATGTCGACTGAGATTCACGATGCAGGAAAAGCGTGGCGACCGCATGCGAAGTGTCACAAGGTTCCGGAGATCGCGCTCCAAGAACTCGCTGCTGGAGCGATTGGCGTGACGGCAGCGAAGTCGTCGGAAGCAGAGACTTTCGTCGAGAACCAAATTCCCGATGTCTTGATCGCGAACTTGATCGTCGGAGAGCAAAAGCTCGAGCGCATCGTGCGCATTTGTCGCGATGGAGATCCCATCGTCACCTGCGATCACTTCGTGCAGGCGGAAGCACTCTCCGATGTCTGTCGCCAGTCGGGAGTTATTTGTCGCGTCATTGTTGAACTCGACATCGGAATGAACCGCGTCGGAGTTCGTCCCGGTCCTGACGCCGATCAACTGGTTCGCGGAATTGATCGATTGCCGGGAGTTCGGCTCGTGGGGATCATGGGCTATGAAGGTCATCTGTTGACCGAACCAGATCCTAAGCGCAAGCGAAATCGCATCGGGATTGCGATGTCCTTGCTCGAACGTCAGCGCGACCGAATGATCCGCGACGGAATGTGCTGCGACATCGTCTCCGCTGGCGGGACTGGTTCCTATCAGGTGACAGCCCATTTGCCTGCTGTGACAGAGATTCAGGCAGGTGGCGGAATCTTCGGTGATCCGTTTTATTCAGAGATGTGTGGAGTCACCGGGCTGAAGCCAGCTTTGGGAGTCGTGGCGACAGTGGTTAGCCGACCGAGCCTGATGCAAGCGGTGCTGGACATTGGCCGTAAGTCCATGCACTCCGAGATCTATCCGCCGCGAATTTCGAAGTTGGCAAACGGAAAGGAGTTGACCGACGCATCGATCAACTCCTTCAGTGCGGAACATACGGTGGTTGAGCTTGGCCCAGAGTCCAGAAATCTGATCATTGGGGACAAGGTAGTTGTCGTCCCCGGTTACAGCGACTTGACGACTCTGCTCTACGACCGATTCTACGGGTTGCGGGACAATTCAGTTGAGCGAATCCTGCCAATCGTTGGTCGAGGAAAGATTCAGTAG
- a CDS encoding glycosyl hydrolase: MIEINDALTPQDLLPGIQRMWQSSAEKILSIEQTCGPEVGSPVFTVEGNYTAQGWTEWTQGFQFGSAILQFDATDDEQFLEIGRTKTQQLMAPHISHIGVHDHGFNNVSTYGALRRLMLEGRIAFQESELAGYELALKVSGAVQAARWSETFDGDGYIYSFNGPQSLFCDTIRSLRSLALAHHLKHRLMGENDEAISLLDRLIQHARTTSRSNVFYGEGRDIYDVRGRVAHESLFNINDGRLRCPSTQQGYSPFTTWTRGAAWIIAGYPEQLEFLAQIPDEELEVFGGREQIEEFMTHAAMAACDYYISESPIDGIPYWDTGAPGLENLGDYRNEKADPFNDFEPVDSSAAAIAAQGFLRLGNWLKTQSSPDADRYSQAGLTILFNLLEEPYLSFDPAHQGLLLHSIYHRPRGWDYIPEGRLVPCGESCMWGDYHLREAALMVQRMALGQPYYTFFGPTEDASAGA, translated from the coding sequence ATGATTGAAATTAACGATGCGTTAACTCCGCAAGACCTTCTTCCGGGCATTCAACGAATGTGGCAGTCCTCGGCGGAGAAGATTCTCTCCATCGAGCAAACGTGTGGACCGGAAGTCGGCTCGCCCGTCTTCACTGTGGAAGGGAATTACACAGCCCAGGGTTGGACCGAGTGGACTCAAGGGTTTCAATTCGGTTCAGCGATCCTCCAGTTTGATGCCACTGATGACGAGCAGTTTCTGGAGATTGGAAGAACAAAAACGCAGCAGTTAATGGCTCCTCACATCAGCCATATTGGAGTCCACGATCACGGATTCAATAACGTCAGCACTTATGGAGCACTGCGGAGGTTGATGCTTGAGGGCCGCATCGCGTTCCAGGAATCGGAGTTGGCAGGCTACGAATTGGCACTCAAGGTCAGCGGTGCTGTACAAGCTGCCCGCTGGAGCGAAACCTTTGACGGCGATGGGTACATCTACTCGTTCAACGGCCCGCAATCACTGTTCTGCGATACAATTCGGTCGCTCCGATCACTCGCTCTGGCACATCATCTGAAGCATCGTTTGATGGGGGAAAATGATGAAGCGATTTCTCTCCTTGATCGATTGATTCAGCACGCCCGAACGACGTCGCGATCCAATGTGTTCTATGGCGAAGGACGCGACATCTACGACGTTCGTGGTCGTGTCGCTCACGAAAGTCTGTTCAACATCAACGACGGGCGCCTGCGATGTCCGAGTACGCAGCAGGGCTACAGTCCCTTCACAACTTGGACTCGCGGAGCTGCCTGGATCATCGCAGGTTATCCCGAGCAATTGGAGTTTCTGGCTCAGATCCCAGATGAGGAACTTGAGGTGTTTGGAGGCCGCGAGCAGATTGAAGAGTTCATGACACATGCTGCGATGGCTGCGTGCGACTATTACATCTCAGAGAGTCCAATCGACGGGATTCCGTATTGGGATACTGGTGCTCCCGGGTTGGAGAACTTGGGCGACTATCGTAATGAGAAAGCAGACCCGTTCAACGACTTTGAGCCGGTCGACAGTTCCGCAGCTGCGATTGCAGCTCAAGGATTTCTGCGTCTCGGAAACTGGCTGAAGACACAATCGAGTCCCGATGCAGATCGCTACTCACAAGCTGGATTGACGATTCTCTTCAACCTGCTGGAAGAGCCTTATCTAAGTTTCGATCCGGCGCATCAGGGGTTGCTTCTGCATTCGATTTATCATCGACCACGTGGCTGGGACTACATTCCTGAGGGACGGCTTGTCCCGTGTGGCGAATCGTGTATGTGGGGCGATTATCACTTGCGTGAAGCTGCACTCATGGTCCAGCGAATGGCACTCGGTCAACCGTACTACACGTTCTTTGGTCCGACAGAAGATGCGTCAGCAGGAGCATGA
- a CDS encoding sulfatase-like hydrolase/transferase: MAFRIPFVVECGRLTRTVLQTCLLILLGNTCVAAETASSPATNFVVIMADDLGYADVSCFGATSYETPHLDRMAAEGMMLTDFHSNGPVCSPTRAALLTGRYQQRAGMEEVVFADPKQNRHHGLQTSETTFAEVLKKLGYTTGVIGKWHLGYEKQYNPVHHGFDDFWGYVSGNVCYQSHLDRMGIDDWWHNAQRVNEEGYTTHLVTQHAVDFIVDHQDEPFCLYVAHECVHSPFQGPNDPAVRVRGRVGDLADAKVKDVGRAYQEMIVEMDRGIGQIVETLKSCKLDGQTLVLFFSDNGATKEGSNAPWSGYKGSLWEGGHRVPFVAWQPGKVLPGTTSASPALTMDILPTLVEIAGGERFASADGQSLASVLYEQKELPDRLLHWQYRKSWAVRDGSWKLLSDRNGADVRLFNLEEDPQEEVDLSEAEPKIFKRLKQAHADWSVDVTTGATVQPAASEN; this comes from the coding sequence ATGGCTTTTCGGATTCCATTCGTCGTCGAATGTGGAAGACTCACTCGAACGGTTCTTCAGACTTGTCTTCTGATCCTTCTGGGCAACACGTGCGTCGCAGCAGAGACAGCATCATCGCCAGCGACGAACTTTGTGGTGATCATGGCTGATGATCTCGGGTATGCAGATGTCAGTTGTTTTGGGGCGACCTCCTACGAGACGCCTCATCTGGACCGAATGGCAGCCGAAGGGATGATGCTGACTGATTTCCATTCTAACGGTCCCGTCTGCAGTCCAACGCGAGCGGCCTTGCTGACCGGACGGTACCAACAGCGGGCCGGTATGGAAGAAGTGGTCTTTGCTGACCCGAAGCAGAACAGGCACCACGGGCTTCAGACTTCCGAAACGACATTTGCCGAAGTGCTTAAGAAGCTGGGATACACCACCGGCGTTATTGGAAAATGGCACCTGGGATACGAGAAGCAGTACAACCCGGTGCATCACGGTTTTGATGATTTCTGGGGGTACGTGAGTGGGAATGTCTGCTACCAGTCACACCTGGATCGGATGGGGATTGACGACTGGTGGCACAATGCTCAGCGAGTCAACGAAGAGGGATACACGACACATTTAGTCACTCAACATGCAGTCGACTTCATCGTCGATCATCAGGACGAACCGTTCTGCCTGTATGTTGCTCACGAGTGCGTGCACTCTCCCTTTCAAGGGCCGAATGACCCTGCAGTGCGTGTTCGCGGGCGAGTTGGTGATCTGGCTGACGCCAAAGTTAAAGACGTGGGGCGAGCCTATCAGGAGATGATTGTTGAGATGGATCGAGGCATCGGACAGATTGTTGAGACTCTCAAAAGTTGCAAACTCGATGGCCAGACGCTTGTCCTCTTCTTCTCCGATAATGGGGCAACGAAGGAAGGCTCGAACGCTCCGTGGAGCGGATACAAAGGGAGTTTGTGGGAAGGGGGACATCGTGTCCCGTTTGTGGCATGGCAACCGGGAAAGGTTTTGCCGGGGACGACATCCGCATCCCCCGCATTGACGATGGACATTCTGCCGACACTCGTCGAGATTGCTGGCGGCGAGCGTTTCGCTTCTGCCGATGGCCAAAGTCTTGCATCAGTATTGTACGAGCAGAAAGAGCTCCCGGATCGATTGCTACACTGGCAGTATCGAAAAAGCTGGGCAGTTCGAGATGGAAGCTGGAAGTTGCTCTCCGATCGAAATGGAGCTGACGTGAGGCTGTTCAACCTCGAGGAAGATCCTCAGGAGGAAGTCGATCTGTCAGAAGCCGAGCCAAAGATTTTCAAGCGATTGAAGCAGGCGCACGCTGACTGGAGCGTCGATGTCACCACCGGAGCAACTGTTCAACCTGCAGCAAGCGAGAATTGA
- a CDS encoding dihydrodipicolinate synthase family protein encodes MASDWRGVLPAATTQFHDDESLNIPQTMKHVMHMIDQGVHGMIMLGTVGENCSLEYSEKLEVLRATVEAVGGKVPVLTGVAECTTSLAQRFAEDAAKIGVDGLMVLPAMVYKSAPEETMTHFRSVAKATDLPIMVYNNPVSYGVDITPEMFLELADEPKLVAIKESSENVRRITDLINLCGDRYTLLCGVDDLVLESIVLGAEGWISGLVNAFPAENRLLWDLATSGDYERAVEVYRWYTPLLHLDTHPKLVQYIKLAVQECGLGSEKTRAPRLALTGQEREQILEVIRTGIANRPSLDR; translated from the coding sequence ATGGCGAGTGACTGGCGCGGCGTTCTTCCTGCAGCGACAACACAGTTTCACGATGACGAGTCACTCAACATCCCGCAGACGATGAAGCATGTGATGCACATGATTGATCAAGGGGTACATGGCATGATCATGCTGGGAACAGTGGGTGAAAACTGTTCGCTCGAGTACTCCGAAAAGCTTGAGGTTTTGCGAGCGACCGTTGAGGCGGTCGGCGGAAAGGTTCCGGTTCTCACCGGTGTTGCAGAGTGCACGACATCGCTGGCGCAGCGGTTCGCCGAAGATGCTGCCAAGATTGGTGTCGATGGGCTGATGGTCCTGCCGGCGATGGTCTATAAGTCCGCTCCGGAGGAGACGATGACGCACTTTCGTTCTGTTGCGAAGGCGACGGACCTCCCGATTATGGTCTACAACAACCCTGTTTCATACGGCGTCGACATCACTCCGGAGATGTTTTTGGAGCTGGCCGATGAGCCCAAACTTGTGGCCATCAAAGAGTCGTCCGAGAATGTTCGTCGCATCACCGATTTGATCAATCTGTGCGGTGATCGATATACGCTCCTGTGCGGTGTTGACGATCTTGTGCTCGAATCGATTGTGCTCGGAGCGGAAGGTTGGATCTCCGGTTTGGTGAATGCTTTCCCTGCTGAGAATCGATTGCTTTGGGATCTTGCGACTTCTGGGGACTACGAACGAGCTGTTGAAGTCTATCGCTGGTACACTCCGCTGCTTCATTTAGATACTCACCCGAAACTCGTTCAATACATCAAGCTTGCAGTGCAAGAATGCGGACTTGGTTCGGAGAAGACACGTGCTCCACGCCTTGCATTGACCGGACAGGAACGCGAACAAATCCTTGAAGTGATTCGCACCGGAATCGCGAATCGACCGTCGTTGGATCGCTGA